The following proteins are encoded in a genomic region of Candidatus Methylomirabilis lanthanidiphila:
- a CDS encoding ornithine carbamoyltransferase: MKKDLLSISDLTGPEIDALFILTADLKAQQHKGVAHLLLPGKTLGMIFEKPSLRTRVTFDVGMTQLGGRAIYLAPAEIQLGIRETVKDVAKNLERWVDAIVARTFTHRTVEELACHAAIPVINGLSDLTHPCQILADLFTLQEKCGTLHGVKVAYIGDGNNVCHSWLYGAARTGIELYVACPKGYEPDADVVAASRREAEASGGRIVLLNDARAAAEGADVLYTDVWTSMGQEAEAAKRRLDFQGFQVNAALVRLAKPDVLVMHCLPAHRGEEITDEVLDGPRSIVYDEAENRLHVQKAILVTLLGRSSAG; this comes from the coding sequence ATGAAAAAGGACCTCCTGTCAATCAGCGATCTGACCGGTCCAGAGATCGACGCGCTGTTTATCCTGACTGCTGACCTGAAGGCGCAGCAGCACAAAGGGGTCGCCCATCTACTGTTGCCGGGCAAGACACTGGGGATGATCTTCGAGAAGCCGTCGCTCAGGACTCGAGTGACCTTCGATGTCGGCATGACCCAGTTGGGCGGCCGAGCCATCTATTTGGCGCCTGCTGAGATCCAGCTTGGAATACGAGAAACTGTCAAGGACGTGGCGAAGAATCTCGAGCGATGGGTCGATGCGATTGTGGCGCGGACCTTCACCCACCGGACGGTAGAGGAACTGGCCTGCCACGCGGCGATCCCGGTCATCAACGGGTTGAGCGACCTGACCCACCCGTGCCAGATTCTGGCGGATCTCTTCACCCTTCAGGAAAAGTGCGGCACGCTGCACGGCGTGAAGGTCGCCTACATCGGCGACGGCAATAACGTCTGCCATTCATGGTTGTACGGCGCGGCGAGGACCGGAATCGAGCTTTACGTGGCCTGCCCGAAAGGGTACGAGCCGGATGCCGACGTCGTGGCTGCCTCCCGCCGGGAGGCCGAAGCCTCCGGTGGTCGCATCGTGCTGCTGAACGATGCGAGGGCTGCGGCGGAGGGAGCCGATGTCCTGTACACCGATGTCTGGACCAGCATGGGCCAGGAGGCAGAGGCGGCGAAGCGACGGCTGGACTTCCAGGGATTTCAGGTCAATGCGGCGCTCGTCAGACTGGCCAAACCCGACGTGCTGGTCATGCACTGCCTGCCGGCCCATCGCGGCGAAGAGATCACCGACGAGGTCCTCGACGGCCCGCGTTCCATCGTCTACGACGAGGCCGAGAACCGCCTCCACGTCCAGAAGGCCATCCTGGTGACGCTCCTAGGCCGCTCGTCTGCGGGCTAA
- a CDS encoding Ribbon-helix-helix protein, copG family, producing the protein MGARISVRLQEPLLKQLNREARKRRIRRSDLVREALEAFLSGEVARVDSLPYERVRDLVGSLAGGPPDLGEQHRKYLWDLIGERR; encoded by the coding sequence ATGGGAGCGCGGATTTCAGTTCGGCTGCAGGAGCCGTTGCTCAAGCAACTGAACCGAGAGGCCCGCAAACGTCGGATCCGGCGGTCGGATCTTGTTCGGGAGGCCCTTGAAGCCTTTCTGAGCGGTGAGGTCGCTCGGGTCGACAGCCTGCCATACGAGAGGGTCCGTGATTTGGTCGGCAGTCTGGCCGGGGGGCCGCCGGATCTTGGAGAGCAGCACCGAAAGTATCTCTGGGATCTAATCGGTGAGCGACGGTAG
- a CDS encoding argininosuccinate synthase produces the protein MQKVKKIVLAYSGGLDTSVILRWLIETYRAEVIAFCADLGQGEELEPVREKALKTGASKVYIKDLREEFVRDFVFPCLQANAVYEGRYLLGTSMARPLIAKHQMAVARKEGADAVAHGATGKGNDQVRFELAYYAIDPRIRVIAPWREWDLGSRSDLIAYARRHDIPVPTTKARPYSTDRNLFHISFEGGILEDPWQEPPDEMFVLSVSPEQAPDRAAYVEVEFQDGRPVALDGKRLSPAKLLQRVNKIGGEHGIGRVDIVENRYVGMKSRGVYETPGGTILQAAHRAVESLTMDREVMHLRDSLIPRFSELVYYGYWFSPEMEMLMRTIEASQEGVTGTARVKLYKGNCEVVGRKSSVSLYDPAFATFEADQVYRQADAEGFIRLNALRLRIRALRTQHKVRGAKFEVRNPPTPKNPLSPPFTKGGLGGFDARSAKRKRSER, from the coding sequence ATGCAAAAGGTGAAGAAGATCGTCCTGGCGTATTCGGGCGGACTGGATACGTCGGTGATCCTGCGTTGGCTTATCGAGACTTACCGGGCGGAGGTGATCGCATTCTGCGCCGACCTGGGACAGGGCGAGGAGTTGGAGCCGGTCCGGGAGAAAGCGCTCAAGACGGGCGCCAGCAAGGTCTACATCAAAGACCTGAGGGAAGAGTTTGTCCGTGATTTCGTCTTTCCGTGTCTTCAGGCAAACGCCGTCTATGAGGGGCGCTACCTGCTGGGCACCTCGATGGCGAGGCCGCTGATCGCGAAACACCAGATGGCGGTGGCGCGCAAGGAGGGCGCGGACGCGGTGGCGCATGGCGCCACCGGGAAAGGGAACGATCAGGTCCGTTTTGAGCTTGCCTATTATGCTATCGACCCGCGCATCCGGGTTATCGCGCCATGGCGTGAATGGGACCTGGGTTCGCGGTCCGATCTGATTGCCTACGCGAGGCGCCATGACATCCCGGTGCCGACCACAAAGGCGCGGCCGTACAGCACCGATCGGAACCTGTTTCACATCAGCTTTGAGGGCGGCATCCTGGAGGACCCGTGGCAGGAGCCGCCGGACGAGATGTTTGTCCTGAGCGTCTCGCCGGAGCAGGCGCCGGACCGCGCGGCCTATGTCGAGGTAGAGTTCCAGGATGGTCGGCCGGTGGCGTTGGACGGCAAGCGCCTCTCGCCCGCCAAGCTGCTTCAGCGCGTCAATAAGATCGGCGGCGAACACGGGATCGGTCGGGTCGATATCGTCGAAAATCGCTACGTCGGGATGAAGTCGCGGGGGGTCTATGAGACACCGGGCGGAACCATCCTGCAGGCCGCCCACCGCGCTGTGGAATCGCTCACGATGGATCGCGAGGTGATGCACCTGCGCGACTCCCTCATTCCCCGCTTCTCAGAGCTCGTGTACTACGGCTACTGGTTCTCTCCGGAGATGGAGATGCTGATGCGGACGATCGAGGCGTCTCAGGAGGGGGTGACCGGCACGGCGCGGGTGAAACTCTACAAAGGCAACTGCGAGGTCGTGGGCCGCAAGTCGTCGGTCTCGCTGTACGATCCGGCCTTCGCGACATTTGAGGCGGACCAGGTGTACCGCCAAGCCGACGCCGAGGGGTTCATCCGATTGAACGCGTTGCGGCTTCGTATTCGCGCCTTGAGGACACAACACAAGGTGCGAGGTGCGAAGTTCGAAGTTCGAAATCCCCCCACTCCTAAAAATCCCCTCTCGCCCCCCTTTACCAAAGGGGGGTTGGGGGGATTTGACGCACGTAGTGCGAAAAGGAAGCGGTCGGAACGATGA
- a CDS encoding acetylornithine aminotransferase, with the protein MSVTHDLMAQAARYLANTYARFPVALVRGSGVRVWDAEGKTYLDFAAGIAVDVLGHCHPKVVEAIRAQAETLLHVSNLYHIEPQVRLARALCEHSFGGKVFFCNSGAEANEAAIKLARRYAKARWSSDRYEIVCMRDSFHGRTMATMTATGQAKYSQGFEPLLPGFKHIPFNDLPAAERAIDSRTCAVLVEPIQGEGGVRVPDDDYLPGLRQLCSEREVLLMLDEVQTGMGRTGRLFAYEHWDIQPDIVTLAKGLGGGLPIGAMLANETVAGAFVPGSHASTFGGNPFVTTVALAVLTEILDARLPEHAAKIGAYFLERLQQLTAQYPFVKEARGKGLMLALELTVPARPIVERCLERGLLILVAGDQVLRFVPPLIIGEPEVDEAMRILGLVLAEQA; encoded by the coding sequence ATGTCTGTAACCCATGACTTGATGGCGCAGGCGGCTCGCTATCTGGCCAACACCTATGCCCGCTTCCCGGTGGCGCTGGTGAGGGGTAGCGGTGTGCGGGTCTGGGATGCTGAGGGCAAGACGTACCTCGACTTTGCTGCCGGCATCGCCGTAGATGTTCTGGGCCACTGTCACCCCAAGGTGGTAGAGGCCATCCGTGCGCAGGCGGAGACGCTGTTGCACGTCTCGAACCTCTACCATATCGAGCCGCAGGTTCGGTTGGCGCGCGCACTGTGCGAACATTCATTCGGCGGCAAGGTCTTCTTCTGTAACAGCGGGGCGGAGGCGAATGAGGCCGCCATCAAGCTGGCCCGCCGCTATGCCAAGGCGCGGTGGAGTTCCGACCGATACGAGATCGTGTGCATGCGGGACTCGTTCCACGGCCGGACGATGGCGACGATGACCGCCACCGGCCAAGCGAAGTACAGCCAAGGGTTCGAGCCGCTCTTGCCGGGCTTCAAGCATATCCCGTTCAACGATCTGCCGGCGGCCGAGCGGGCGATCGACTCCCGGACCTGCGCCGTGCTGGTCGAGCCGATCCAGGGCGAGGGGGGCGTAAGGGTCCCGGACGACGACTACCTGCCTGGCCTTCGGCAGCTCTGTTCGGAGCGGGAGGTCCTTCTGATGCTGGATGAGGTCCAGACGGGGATGGGGCGGACCGGTCGTCTCTTTGCCTATGAGCACTGGGACATCCAGCCCGACATCGTGACGCTTGCCAAGGGTCTGGGCGGAGGCCTGCCGATCGGCGCCATGCTGGCGAACGAGACCGTTGCCGGCGCCTTCGTGCCGGGCAGCCACGCCTCGACCTTCGGCGGCAACCCGTTTGTGACAACTGTGGCCCTGGCGGTCCTGACGGAGATTCTCGACGCGCGGTTGCCGGAGCACGCGGCAAAGATCGGCGCCTACTTCCTCGAACGCCTGCAGCAACTGACCGCGCAATACCCCTTCGTGAAAGAGGCCCGCGGCAAGGGACTGATGCTCGCACTGGAACTGACGGTACCGGCCAGACCGATCGTCGAGCGCTGCCTCGAGCGCGGCCTGCTCATTCTGGTTGCGGGCGATCAGGTCCTGCGTTTCGTGCCGCCGCTGATTATCGGCGAGCCAGAGGTGGATGAGGCAATGCGCATTCTCGGTCTGGTCCTGGCGGAGCAAGCGTGA